In Helicoverpa zea isolate HzStark_Cry1AcR chromosome 3, ilHelZeax1.1, whole genome shotgun sequence, the sequence GTGATGACTTGTTGTACTTTACATTGAGTCATTGAGTGTCTTTGTGTTTGCAAGTTACTATTATCGTTTTACGAATATTCTTCTATTATAGAAAATGGTACGAATAACTGTGGATATGGTGCGTAAAAAGGCTGAGCATCATGATTGCCTACTAGCCCCACTGGAAGAGATAGCTTTACATCAAGAGAACATCGAAAAAGTAGAATTTATACAGGATTGGTGCCCTAAACTCAAAATACTGTTAATGCAAAGTAACCTTATCGCCAAGATTGAAAACTTTAACAAGCTGAAACATCttgtttatttaaacttggctcTCAACAATATCGAAGTCATTGAAAACTTGGAGAGGTGTGAATCCTTAGAGAAATTAGATCTGACTCTGAATTTTATAGGAGAAATCGTAAGCGTTGAAAGTCTTACAGGTAATTATAACTTATCAAACTTATACCTGACAGGAAACCCTTGTACTGACTATGACAATTACCGAGATTTCGTAATAGGTACTTTGCCACAACTGAACTATCTTGATGGCAATGACATCGACAGGTCTGAAAGAATCAAAGCATTGCAGAACCTACCAATGATAAGGTCAGACATACTTTTTGAGCAAGAAAACTATAGACACAAGAGAGCAAAACAGAAAACCCGCTtggaaagagacatacaaagcAAATGGGATAATGAATACAAAGACTTGGACCCAGAGGAACGAAACAAAAGATTTTGGGCAGAAAAATGCGAACACGCCCCTGAAGTGCGCCATGAAATAGAAAAAATGCGTCAGCTGAAACTCAAAAGTTATGAAACTGAGGAAAAAAAGGAGGAAAAACGAGTGTACAAGTTTTTTGCACCAGACGGTAGGCCATACAATATAAACCAAGCTAAAATAGACTTTCTATTCAATGCCGACGATCCtgagaaatatattttggaTTTAGCAGTGTATAAGTATATGGATTCTAATCTTGTTGATGTGGACGTCCAGCCAAACTACGTTAGAGTCATGATTAAGGATAAAATATTCCAACTCCATCTACCGGTCGAGGTCGACACTACTAACTCTACTGCGAAGCGATCACAGATCACGGGCCACTTGCTTGTAACGATTCCGAAAGCTAACGCGGTTATTAAAAAACCTGTGGAcgccaaaaaagaaataaaagacgCTCAAGTACACTCTGATCACAAACCAAAGGATTGCCATGAACATTATGGTCAAACAAAGAGAGAATATTTAGAAATAGGCCCAGCTGACAATGTTTTAGATTTTACTAAAATGACTCAACCCAGACCTGCGCCTCAATATATTGATTCCAGAATGAAATTAAGTGGAAAGCAACCTTCACCAGACTTTGTTGATAACCCAGATGTTCCTGACCTTATTTAAGAATTATTAGATAAAAACTCTGTCTAGAAGTGGAATTGGAAACAAATTGGcattttagtttaaatattttattttaataaagtaataGAGCACCAATTGGAACAGATTCATTGCAGgtaatacacttaggtacatgtttttttattattttattacaaaagtatcttaattaaaatattgtacttCAAGCTGATTCACTAATAAAGCCATTTACAGACaaacactttttatttaaataaaatacgaatgaTTAGCTCTTTGTTACTTCCTTCTTATCATGAAGTAGATGCATTTCAACTTACATTAGGAACAGAATAAATACCTTAATAGCGTTGTTGAGACTGCACTTATCGAATCCAGggccataaaatataaattctaaaaaCATATAATCTCAATTTTCCAATAGGAAAACAGCAAATAATGCTTCaagaaaataaatctaaaattctATTACGTAATACTTCTTTTACGGATTTCATCTCATAATAATCTTTAATGACTCGATACACACAACAGAGTTATTTGTCATACTTTTTACAGTCTAGCTAGAACTTGTcgcattacaaatattttacatttactcATAATATCCTATCTAAACCTAAAACCTATCTAAATTTGATGACTTTCAACAGTGTCAGGGGGTAACCCGTTGGTCGCTATCGGTGACGCAACCATGAACGACAGGAATCCATCAACGTCTTTCATCTCCTTCGACGAGAACTTGGCAGAGATTTGATGTCGGCCTGCCCACGGCGGCGTCAGCTTGTACTGAGCAGTCGCGAATTCACCAGGCGCCACGTTCTGGGAAAATGGCGAAGTTACTTAGTCGCAAGCCTTCTATGAATCCAAACCGTGTGCCTTGTGGCACACCCACTAGTAAGACAATGTGAACTCATCGTGATTCAACTGTGAATGGATAGATGGCGCTGGCAGTTTCATATAAAGCTTAAATTACGAATGCCCAATGCACATGTTTCAATTTTTCCAACACATAGTATAATCTAATACTGATGTATGCTTGAATGTATTTCAGTTTAGACCAAAATATAGCTAATATAAGCATGTTAAAAAAAGAAAGTAAAAGAAGCTTACCTCATCAAGTTCAATCTTAAGCTGTTTATCGAGTCCAGGTCCTTGGATGTAGAACTTGCCCTTTGTAAGTGGGATGGGCAATGGGTTTTCCACCTTGACGGAAACTGTGAACTCTTGTCGTGACACGGGTTTGCCGTCAATGCTGATCTTGATGTCAGGATTGCGCACTCTGAAGTCATCTTGAGCAAAAAAGTCGAAGTTTCTGTCTACGATGGTCGCTAGGCAGGCGATGTTGAAGGAAGCCTGTAAAgttatttcaaaatgaattaatattatttttggactgtacaatataataaaacaattgataaaAACCTTTTGCGAAAACATTCTAGGAAGTTAAAAATGCTTGAACTCAATGTtcttgatattaaaatattatgtagcgTAAATCCGAAACCAGAACTCTTGTTCATAAGAACTATCTTCAAAAGGACTATTAATATTACCTGATCAACCAGCTTCTTATAATAATCGTCGAAGGTCACTAGCATCTTGACAAGCTCCTTGCCTTCGGGTTCGAGTTTCATATCAAACTCTGACCTCTTCACACCGTCGCCGGTGACTCCCGTGTACGTGACTGTGTCCACACGAAGGATACCTTTCACGTGGTGCGAGTTGGAACTTGAACGGTTTCTGATATGTAGGACCTGGAATCGGGAATATATTTCTTATTACAATTCTGTGACTCGCCTATTGTGATTATGAAAAACAATGCTAGATTGCTAATATTAagacaacatttttttgtcaatcAGCCCAGAATTTTAGATAATTTATGTcacttacataattttatacGTATTAGttaatatacagggtgtgtcgttcacaatcacattaaatcctagcgcatatactttatgatattctatggcgaattgtaaaaaaaataacctaatccattcagtggtttaaccacaggagtcatttttcgtttttataatttacaacatcatgtgtaaagcagaattaaagttattataggagtatcgaatgttttgaccagttgacagctgtcagttttcaagggagaatttcagttgtttgtaatgactgacttttatatggtgttccaattttctcacatttttattctatttactttgtttgaaaaaatcatttttttatttttacgtatttttcttttttctttgtgttaatcgacatatattaactagTATATtaactcatttaatttaatgtgattatgaacgacacacccgatatatgtcaAATCTTTAGGTACATACCACATTGAAGTTCTGTCCAATCTTGATATCGTCGTGTAGTTCGAAATCAAAGGTGACGTCATTGAAGGCATCGTTCAGGTAGTACCGCGCGAAGATGCTCTCTGACTTGCGAAGCGCCTTCTCCATCGTCATGCGTTCTTCACGAGATCTCTCGGGATACTTGTATGTGTCTGTTATatcctgaaataatatttatcaaaataaaaataagtggtCTCTAGAATATCTGGGCCATATCAATATTCATAGGTATCTTTGCAAGTTTCAGAAAGCAGAGTTTGCTATGAAATAAAGTGGTCGCTatgtatgttttctttttttcaaacttAAATACATAGAAACACACTAACCTCTCGTTCCATTTTGCCAATTgcttttgttgaaatgttttgtCCAATGGATACAGTGTCTCTAGCCATCAACTTCAATGGCTGAATCTCTCCAGAATATTTCCATAACACCTGGAAAGGgaaatacaaaatgaaaatcaaatcgAAAAGATTTAAACTTCAAGTCTCCCAGTATTTTATAGAAATGTTGTTTACCTTATCAGCGTTAACTTCAGCGAAGACATAAGCTGCATCATAAGGCCTCTGTAGTTCACCATCCCTGACGGCTCTGAGTGAAGCTGGTCCACATCGGAACATATCTTCAGATGTCTCCTGAGGCGTCGAGTCTAAGGCTTGCCAGCCACCGTACTCAGGGCCCAAATCTGGACGGTCCATCCatacctgtaaaataaaaagaaatgtagTTAAAAATACCCTGAGTTACAAGTTTGCCTtaagaaacataaaaatatagttatacTGATACGTTTATTTGAATGAAATTGCataatttcaaaagtatctgctATCAACAAACATGGCCACTAATATAAAAGTTGTCTATCTCTATCTGGGATAAGTTATTTATACCTCTTACGAAATGAGTCATCAATCGATATTATTGTACGTAGGAGGCAAATGCATGCACTTGCAGACTATTTAAAGCTCCTTGAATAATGGTTGTTCTTGCAATAAATGACGACCTTTATGTGTCATGAATAAAATGTAAAGAAGAATGATGGCGAATCACATATGAGCATCTAAGAATTAACAAAGGCCTCCAGAAATATATCTCACCTCATTCCATACGTGATAATTCCACACAGAGTCCCTAGTGAACTCCTCAAGAGTATTTCCCTGGTCGTCCTTAATTATATCGATCGTAAGACTTCCTTGACTGTCGTGGGCTGCATCGTATCCGGACACCGGTCGGCAAGGAATACCTAATGCTCGACAGACTGCAAAAATAATGCCAGAATTTCAGACAATATACATAGTAGGGACTGATATAAACCTAAGAAGTCTCCATTATAATGGTAGGTAATAATTTACTGGAACCAATCTTACTTGTCGTTAGAACACCGGCGTACACCCAGCACTGTCCGTATTTGACGGGCTTCTTTTTCTCATAATACTTCTGCAGGATAGCCAGGGAGCCGACCCATTTAAGTGGATGTGTGCCTCCGCTGTAGTCTGACAGTTCTGATGCCCAGTTGCCGATGATAACACCATTGTCATCTTGTGCATTAACCGCAGCAGATAACGCTCTGCACGTCCGAATAGGATCACTTCTGGCACGTCCTTTTACCTTAAACATTACTCGTAAATAAATAGCTGAAGTCACATAAGATACGATAAGAAATCACGGCCAACAATATAGGTTCGTTAAGATTACAAATCTCTCCGCTTTTCTTATCTAGAAAGTTGCTGCAAAACTGGTTTCTAAGTGGAAATCTAAATGCAAATACCTTTCCAATTTCTCTGACTAGATAAAGTGCACAGTCTAATATATCTTTCTCATACTGTGCATAGTTCCAAGGTGTGGGCTTGATTCGGTTGTAGACTCCTCTGAACATCAAACCTCCATCTTCTAGTACATATTCGTCGCGATGACTGTGACCTGCAAGTTCCCCAAATAAGTTGATTAATTTTAGTTCGTGACAAGTAACAAATTAGTTTGTCATATTAATCGTATTCATGATGCTAAGATATTGGAGATGTTGTAATAAATTTTCTGATGATAAAAGCGATCATCAATCATtttttgtgaattattttatgtcatcgagttgtattaaaaacattttatattaaaaaatacgtaaaaacataataatacttTACCTGGCATATAAACACTGTCTGTCAAGCACCATGGGTTGAACAGAACGTAGATTGGCAAGGGATGTCTGTAGCTGAGAGAGCTGCCTCCAGCGAGTCTTGTGTCTACATCTAGCCTCCACGCAGCTACAATGCAGTCCGCTGCTGGAGTCACAGCTACCATAAGATGAGAGTCTACCTGACTCTCGTACGTCGCGCTCCATGCTCCGAAGGTCTCGGAACCTTTCTCCAGTAACGGAACTGCAGCAGATGTGTCGTCTGATGGTCCTCTTGATTCAACATCTGTGCCGGAAAATATTATCGTGACGTTAGTTAAATCGGTTTATCTCCTACGTCCTCTTAATGAACAAAGCaattaaagcaatttttttattttatgtcatcTGACACGTTAGTTAATCACTAAAATCGTTTAAAACCTAGCTCAAatcttccattttttttttgtctttgtgaCCATCAAATGTTTGAGCCAAAGAATTAGGTACATCTCTTTTTTGCGTTGTTTAATTTTGACTTCAACCTTGACCAATATGGTAACACCTAGCTACAGAACCTAACAAAGAACGGTATAAAAATTTAGGTCAACCAAAGCTGTTGTAAGCTTACCTGTAGGGTCATTGGACAAACCTGCGACGTAGAAAATAAAGGACACGGCATCTCTACTCGCATCGTAGGGTCTATTCAGTAATATATCTAGTTTGAAGGCTTGTCCTCGTCGCACCACCAGGCATTTGTCGACGTTCCTTGTCATCAGGTTAAACTTGTTCGTGTGGTGGTTCTCGCCATTTGTGTCGACACAGAAATCAATTCCCTGCACCGCGAGCACGCCCTGCCGCGTCGCGTCGACGAcatctgaataaataaacaaactatgtTACAATGCATTCAAACTGTTATTGAATTATAACTACCCACCTAGTtacttgtatatttattataagaCAAGTATGTAAATTATCTTATtgcagttacaaaaaaaaatattttaagtaagcAATAAATTACCcaaaaaaagttttgataacCTAAACAGTTAAATGgcaaatatgtattaaataaaaaatgtgcttCAAAACATATTcagcataataatatatttattttgaaccccACACTAAATTCATTGTACTAATAGCTCCCATGTCGTAAATATTTAGAATGCGCTAATGGAtcattatgaatgaaaattttgGAGCAAATATTCGTCATGGTCAAAAATTTTCGCACTCATACACTGGCTACTAGCCAAGATGTCAATTTTGCAATTACACATTATGCACACATCGTAATTTCGAAAATAATAGTTGCCCACATGTTTCTACTAACGACGACTAAGCTCCAGTTTGCACGGAAATAAGTTAGGTTCAAGTACTTATAAAAGTACTAAgtgatattcatttatttaatcgttCTATATTTTTACAGCAGGTTTATCACCTATCCAAACAGTTGCTAAACGTTCCATgttccattttgttttatttttgacaaagGTAGCGCTGCGTGGTGAtctttaaaactaattaatattatattaaatgtatttaacatgcatcaaatataatatagctttcattaaaatattatcaggcCGCGAGTTTCAAAGATTTTATTCGGGAAACGGTAAGACATTATTCTgggtttaaattattattttcttaacgCAAATATGTATCATGTATCTAACTGCATAATTCTATCGTTTTAT encodes:
- the LOC124646166 gene encoding annulin isoform X2, translated to MEYLKSLWQRYFGKRHKYIIVPFQPDVVDATRQGVLAVQGIDFCVDTNGENHHTNKFNLMTRNVDKCLVVRRGQAFKLDILLNRPYDASRDAVSFIFYVADVESRGPSDDTSAAVPLLEKGSETFGAWSATYESQVDSHLMVAVTPAADCIVAAWRLDVDTRLAGGSSLSYRHPLPIYVLFNPWCLTDSVYMPGHSHRDEYVLEDGGLMFRGVYNRIKPTPWNYAQYEKDILDCALYLVREIGKVKGRARSDPIRTCRALSAAVNAQDDNGVIIGNWASELSDYSGGTHPLKWVGSLAILQKYYEKKKPVKYGQCWVYAGVLTTICRALGIPCRPVSGYDAAHDSQGSLTIDIIKDDQGNTLEEFTRDSVWNYHVWNEVWMDRPDLGPEYGGWQALDSTPQETSEDMFRCGPASLRAVRDGELQRPYDAAYVFAEVNADKVLWKYSGEIQPLKLMARDTVSIGQNISTKAIGKMEREDITDTYKYPERSREERMTMEKALRKSESIFARYYLNDAFNDVTFDFELHDDIKIGQNFNVVLHIRNRSSSNSHHVKGILRVDTVTYTGVTGDGVKRSEFDMKLEPEGKELVKMLVTFDDYYKKLVDQASFNIACLATIVDRNFDFFAQDDFRVRNPDIKISIDGKPVSRQEFTVSVKVENPLPIPLTKGKFYIQGPGLDKQLKIELDENVAPGEFATAQYKLTPPWAGRHQISAKFSSKEMKDVDGFLSFMVASPIATNGLPPDTVESHQI
- the LOC124646167 gene encoding protein tilB — encoded protein: MVRITVDMVRKKAEHHDCLLAPLEEIALHQENIEKVEFIQDWCPKLKILLMQSNLIAKIENFNKLKHLVYLNLALNNIEVIENLERCESLEKLDLTLNFIGEIVSVESLTGNYNLSNLYLTGNPCTDYDNYRDFVIGTLPQLNYLDGNDIDRSERIKALQNLPMIRSDILFEQENYRHKRAKQKTRLERDIQSKWDNEYKDLDPEERNKRFWAEKCEHAPEVRHEIEKMRQLKLKSYETEEKKEEKRVYKFFAPDGRPYNINQAKIDFLFNADDPEKYILDLAVYKYMDSNLVDVDVQPNYVRVMIKDKIFQLHLPVEVDTTNSTAKRSQITGHLLVTIPKANAVIKKPVDAKKEIKDAQVHSDHKPKDCHEHYGQTKREYLEIGPADNVLDFTKMTQPRPAPQYIDSRMKLSGKQPSPDFVDNPDVPDLI
- the LOC124646166 gene encoding annulin isoform X1, which codes for MGAVKSKLAHCCPPQCDCCGFHRSASYDLKELPRPPRLDTSNAEDVVDATRQGVLAVQGIDFCVDTNGENHHTNKFNLMTRNVDKCLVVRRGQAFKLDILLNRPYDASRDAVSFIFYVADVESRGPSDDTSAAVPLLEKGSETFGAWSATYESQVDSHLMVAVTPAADCIVAAWRLDVDTRLAGGSSLSYRHPLPIYVLFNPWCLTDSVYMPGHSHRDEYVLEDGGLMFRGVYNRIKPTPWNYAQYEKDILDCALYLVREIGKVKGRARSDPIRTCRALSAAVNAQDDNGVIIGNWASELSDYSGGTHPLKWVGSLAILQKYYEKKKPVKYGQCWVYAGVLTTICRALGIPCRPVSGYDAAHDSQGSLTIDIIKDDQGNTLEEFTRDSVWNYHVWNEVWMDRPDLGPEYGGWQALDSTPQETSEDMFRCGPASLRAVRDGELQRPYDAAYVFAEVNADKVLWKYSGEIQPLKLMARDTVSIGQNISTKAIGKMEREDITDTYKYPERSREERMTMEKALRKSESIFARYYLNDAFNDVTFDFELHDDIKIGQNFNVVLHIRNRSSSNSHHVKGILRVDTVTYTGVTGDGVKRSEFDMKLEPEGKELVKMLVTFDDYYKKLVDQASFNIACLATIVDRNFDFFAQDDFRVRNPDIKISIDGKPVSRQEFTVSVKVENPLPIPLTKGKFYIQGPGLDKQLKIELDENVAPGEFATAQYKLTPPWAGRHQISAKFSSKEMKDVDGFLSFMVASPIATNGLPPDTVESHQI